One region of Culex pipiens pallens isolate TS chromosome 2, TS_CPP_V2, whole genome shotgun sequence genomic DNA includes:
- the LOC120420256 gene encoding lipase member H-like gives MYLPAILLGTLAIISSANGGLKELFSKEADNNIGQLMDTMALLWFNNFKFNAIRKIIAPVETLVLFFCGHSDSTTLQETRWKDPGIDSKLNLSKPVTFVIHGWTDDAKKLWVQEMAQSVISEMDTNVVVVQWERLAAYQYEQAAKDNTLLVSGHVSKFIRFLVGRGVALKDVTLIGHSLGAHICGQIGFNFDGEIGQIYGLDPARAYFTVPVDRGLQFRLDSTDAHYVQMVITSRGEGGVLFGDGHDNFYPNGGNNPQPNCVIPVGSDAEFALQLFCSHMHSTTLFRLSLNASLSFEGNRCNNYARFLLGSCDSNVSNRLGVFNSRAGGDFYFRTLPRAPFAQAEKLIFDCHFSLHFQLLNQRSSASSLRFSHPN, from the exons ATGTACCTTCCCGCGATCTTGCTAGGAACGTTAGCCATAATCAGCAGTGCAAATGGTGGACTGAAGGAACTGTTCAGCAAAGAAGCTGACAACAACATTGGCCAACTGATGGATACGATGGCTTTGCTTTGGTTCAACAACTTCAAGTTTAATGCGATTCGCAAAATTATAGCTCCCGTCGAAACGTTGGTGCTGTTCTTCTGTGGTCATAG CGATTCAACGACGCTGCAGGAAACAAGATGGAAAGATCCGGGAATTGACTCCAAGTTAAACCTGTCGAAACCCGTAACGTTCGTGATCCACGGTTGGACGGATGACGCCAAAAAGCTGTGGGTTCAGGAAATGGCGCAGAGTGTCATCAGCGAAATGGACACCAACGTGGTCGTCGTTCAGTGGGAAAGGCTAGCGGCTTATCAGTACGAGCAGGCTGCGAAAGACAATACGCTGCTGGTCTCAGGTCACGTGTCCAAGTTCATCAGGTTTCTGGTTGGCCGAGGAGTTGCCCTTAAAGACGTGACACTGATTGGCCACAGTTTAGGGGCACACATCTGCGGCCAGATCGGGTTCAACTTTGACGGGGAAATTGGCCAAATCTACGGGCTCGATCCTGCCAGAGCGTACTTCACCGTGCCCGTTGATCGGGGATTACAGTTCCGGCTGGACAGTACGGACGCGCATTACGtccagatggtcataacttcgCGAGGTGAAGGCGGAGTACTGTTCGGTGATGGTCACGACAATTTCTACCCCAACGGAGGAAACAATCCACAACCAAACTGTGTGATTCCGGTTGGAAGTGATGCCGAGTTTGCACTTCAACTGTTTTGCAGCCACATGCACTCTACAACACTGTTTCGGCTGTCGCTAAATGCATCGCTATCCTTCGAAGGCAACCGGTGCAACAACTACGCCCGTTTCCTTCTTGGATCGTGTGACTCTAATGTGTCAAACAGGCTAGGGGTGTTCAATAGCCGGGCAGGAGGAGACTTTTACTTTAGGACGCTACCCAGAGCGCCATTCGCTCAAGCA GAAAAACTCATCTTCGACTGCCACTTCTCGCTACACTTCCAGCTACTGAACCAACGTTCGTCCGCGTCGTCTCTCCGCTTCTCGCACCCGAATTGA
- the LOC120420254 gene encoding uncharacterized protein LOC120420254, translating to MVNMELRIHDLSNNPLAVIPLGEAKIQQGFIRILHPIDISEIKKLINEIRHQLTNGSFCTPMHNLLMIKQQILYDTFAKLTPIINTQTRPHTRQRRWESFGTVLKWIAGTPDAEDLRMINNSMNALIHESNQQILINRQLNERITALANVTNSVLDLYNGTLVNHYQETHQFIMLNNIETLTDHLETIEDAILLAKHGIPSSKILSIHDFNRMATFLGNFDIPIDSMEQILSISTAQVMLNNSHIIYTLKVPQSSKQTYSYNYVDSIITGKKRILISKNYYLRNNSDVYELSAPCTQQRHYYSCPEENISIAPRCIEKLIKGQHSNCSYEKVYSNSIIKRITDDVLLVNNAGIELSSTCSNATQTLNGSYLIQFSNCNLQINGETYGNDQATIKPFIYQPTTGLTVAEYKFIDAPPAEVLRELTLEHREKIETLQLQNNSLHWKTHLFGTFSIGTISLILITYIAVKLLAQRRKRISITLSPDIAMLEHPITSAPPAEQPDTTTQERYPEISQYLSTPTQYRNINFADKVI from the coding sequence ATGGTCAATATGGAATTGCGCATTCATGACCTCTCCAACAACCCACTAGCCGTCATCCCATTAGGAGAGGCCAAAATCCAACAAGGATTTATACGTATCTTGCACCCCATTGACATATcggaaataaaaaagttaattaatgaGATCAGACACCAACTCACCAACGGTAGCTTCTGTACACCTATGCATAATCTACTAATGATTAAACAACAAATACTATACGACACATTCGCAAAACTTACACCAATTATAAACACACAAACACGCCCACACACAAGACAACGCAGATGGGAATCCTTTGGAACCGTCCTCAAGTGGATTGCTGGTACTCCAGACGCCGAAGACCTTCGAATGATCAACAACTCCATGAACGCACTCATCCATGAAAGCAACCAACAGATCCTCATCAACCGACAACTTAATGAGAGGATCACAGCTCTGGCGAACGTCACCAACTCAGTTCTAGACTTATACAACGGAACGCTAGTGAATCATTACCAAGAGACTCACCAATTCATAATGCTGAATAACATCGAAACTCTCACCGACCACCTAGAGACCATAGAAGATGCTATCCTGCTTGCCAAACATGGCATCCCCAGCAGCAAAATCCTGTCCATTCACGATTTCAATCGCATGGCCACCTTTCTCGGAAACTTCGACATACCTATCGACTCGATGGAACAGATACTCTCCATTTCAACAGCCCAAGTTATGCTAAACAACTCCCACATTATCTACACGCTCAAGGTTCCTCAAAGCTCCAAACAAACATACTCATACAACTATGTCGACTCCATCATCACCGGTAAGAAAAGAATCCTGATCTCTAAAAACTATTACCTACGCAATAATAGCGACGTCTACGAACTAAGTGCACCCTGCACTCAACAAAGACACTATTATTCATGCCCAGAAGAAAACATCAGTATAGCACCTCGATGCATTGAAAAACTTATCAAAGGACAGCATTCCAATTGTTCTTACGAGAAGGTTTATTCAAACAGTATAATCAAGAGAATCACTGACGATGTGCTTCTAGTGAACAATGCTGGAATCGAACTATCATCAACCTGCAGCAATGCCACACAAACACTCAATGGTTCATACCTAATCCAGTTTAGTAATTGCAACTTACAAATCAACGGAGAAACCTACGGAAACGATCAAGCCACCATTAAACCCTTCATCTACCAACCCACTACTGGACTAACTGTAGCAGAATACAAGTTCATCGACGCCCCACCAGCGGAAGTCTTGCGAGAACTTACCTTGGAACATCGTGAGAAGATTGAAACCCTTCAACTTCAAAACAATTCTCTACACTGGAAAACTCACCTCTTTGGAACCTTCAGTATTGGAACCATCTCCCTCATCCTAATAACGTACATCGCCGTAAAACTCTTAGCCCAAAGACGAAAACGGATAAGCATCACCTTAAGTCCCGACATCGCAATGCTAGAACACCCGATAACCTCAGCACCACCAGCTGAACAACCAGATACAACCACCCAAGAAAGATACCCGGAAATCTCTCAGTATCTTTCAACACCTACCCAGTACCGTAACATTAACTTTGCGGACAAAGTTATCTAA